The Iamia sp. SCSIO 61187 genomic sequence CCCCGTCCTCGAGAAGGTCATGCAGGGCGGTCGCCCGCTCGCCATCGTGGCCGAGGACATCGAGGGCGAGGCCCTCGCCACGCTCGTCGTGAACAAGATCCGCGGCACCTTCAAGTCCGTGGCCGTCAAGGCTCCCGGCTTCGGCGAGCGCCGCAAGGCGATGATGGCCGACATGGCCATCCTCACCGGCGGCCAGGTCATCTCCGAGGACATCGGCCTCAAGCTCGAGAACGCCACCCTCGACCTGCTCGGCACGGCCAAGAAGGTCATCGTCACCAAGGACGAGACCACCATCGTCGAGGGCGGCGGCGACGAGGGCGACATCAAGGGCCGGATCGCCCAGATCAAGGCCGAGATCGACAACACCGACTCGGACTACGACCGCGAGAAGCTCCAGGAGCGGCTGGCCAAGCTGTCCGGCGGCGTCGCCGTCCTCAAGGTCGGCGCGGCCACCGAGGTCGAGCTCAAGGAGAAGAAGCACCGCATCGAGGACGCCGTCTCCACGGCGAAGGCGGCGGTCGAGGAGGGCGTGGTGCCCGGCGGTGGCGTGGCCCTGCTCCGCACCCAGTCCGCCATCCTCGACGTGGCCGAGAAGCTCGACGGCGACGAGGCCACCGGTGCCCGCATCGTGTCCAAGGCCGTCGAGGAGCCCCTGAAGCAGATCGCCATCAACGCCGGCCTCGAGGGCGGCGTCGTGGTCGAGAAGGTCAAGGAGCTCGAGGGCGGCAACGGCTACAACGCCGGCACCGACACCTACGAGGACCTCACCATCAAGGTCCCCGACGCGGCCAAGGTCACCCGCTCGGCGCTGCAGAACGCGGCGTCGATCGCGGCCCTGTTCCTCACCACCGAGGCTGTCATCGTCGACAAGCCCGAGGAGGACGGCGGCGCCGGCGGCGGCATGCCCGGAGGCATGGACGACTTCTGATCCTCGGATCTGCAGGTACCGGCGGAGGCCGGCGCGAGAGCGCCGGCCTCCGCCGCGCCCGGCGCCCGCTCGGGTGCGGTTCTCGGTACGGATCGTGGCCCGGGAGGGCGTGATCGGTACCAGGAACGGTGGGGGGCCGGTCGGGTGCGGTTCTTGGTACGGGTCGTGGTCCGGGAGGGCGTGATCGGTACCGGGAACGGTCCCGGGCGCTCGGCGCTAGCGGCTGGACTCGAGAGCGCCGACGATGACCTCTTCGTCGCAGATGACGTCCTGGCCCTGGGTGGCGGCCGCCACCGGGACCGCAGCAGGGGCGGGGGCGCCGTCGGCGATGTAGTGGCGGGAGAAGGTGCGCATCACGTGGGCCACGCCGAGGTCGCTGACCTCGCGACGGTCCGGGGCGAAGTAGTCGCGATCCGAGGTGGCGCTGGCGATGATCTCGTAGGAGGGGAAGTAGTCGACCCAGTCGAGCTGGCGCTCGACCTCGTCGGCCGCCACCCGCAGCACCGACTTCGAGGCCACCGTCGACACGAGGACGTGACGGTCCTCGAAGGTGGCGATGAGGGGGACGGGCGACACCGTCAGGAGGATCCGCACGTCGGGGTTGACCGAGCGGGCCAGGCGGCACAGCTCGGCCAGGTCGGCCCGGACCTCGTCGACGCCGTAGTTGACGAACTCGTAGTCGTCGGGCCCGCCGGAGGGCGTCCCGGCGGCGCCGGGGGCGGCGGCCACCACGCAGCCGTCGACCCGTGACCGCCAGGCCTCGGTGAGGCCCATGGTGAAGACGAGGACGTCGGCCTCCTCGAACACCCGCCGGGTGGCGGCCAGGTGGGTGGCCCGGTCGGCGGCGAGGTCGGCCTCGGAGGCGAAGCCGTCGGGCTCCACGACGGGCCGGAAGGGGTCGACCAGACGACCGTCGGGGCGGGTCCACGGCCCCTCGGCGGGGACCAGGTCGTCGTAGGCCCGCCGGAACAGCTGCACGGCCTGGGCCACGGTGTACACGTTGCCGTAGCGGGCCGAGAACACCCCGTAGCTGCGCTCGGTCGGGCCCGTCTCGGCCACGAAGTAGGTCAGGCCCGAACTCTGCAGGTGGCGGGACAGGTGCTGGGCGAAGCAGCTGCCCATGGTGGCCACCTTGTGCTCGGGCCCGAGCCGGTAGGGCGCCCGCACCACCGGGTCGACCCCGGCCGGCGGGGCGAAGGTGACGGCCCGGTTCCAGAACTGGTGGTCCGGCAGACCCTGGTACGGGTGGCTCATCGGCGCACCCCTGGTCCGTCCGGGGCGCTCCGCGTGGTGGATCGCACGGGGCACCGATGAGCGCGGACGGCTCCGCGAGCTCCGCCGTCAGAGAGCCCGTGCCGCCTGGGTCGCTCGCTGCGCTCGCTCACGCCTGGACCCTACCGGTGACCGGCGCCCGTCCTCAGCGCGGAGGTGCACCGATGCGGTGCACCTCCGTGCTGGGTTCGACGCTGCGCTGCGCCTCGGTCAGGCGCCGCCGCCGGCGGCGACGATGTCGGTGCGGACCCGCTCGACGGCCGTGCGCAGCTCGCCGAGCTGGGTGAGGGCCTCGTTGAGCTGGGTGCGGGTGTTGGGCCAGCCGCTGCGGAACGTGCCGGCGTGGCGGCCGTCCCAGACGCTGGGCTCGGACAGGGTGTCGCCCTGGGCGATCAGGTCGCGCAGGGTGTCAGCCAGGCTCCCCGTGATGATCGTGCCCATCTTGTTGGACGCGGCCTCGGCCTCGGGGGTGGTGAGGACTCTTCCACTCATCGTGCGGTCTCCGTTGGTTCCGGGTGTCGGGTCCGGCGGGGATGCCGGCGGTGACGTTTCGATACCCTTCATGCATCTCGTGAAACCTCCGACCTTCCTGATGCTCCGGGGAGGCCCCCCACCCGTCCGATCGGTCGCCCTGTCCGGGCGCCCCGCCCGGTCAGACCTGGGCGACCTGGAGGAGCTCGAGGTCGCCGCCCCCGCAGAGGTAGCCCCGGCCCGGGCCGATGGCGGTCGTCGTGCGGCGGGGGAGGCGGACCGACAGGAGGTCGCCGTCGAGGTCGATGTCGGGTTGGAGGAGGAGGCCGGCCCGGCTCTGGCGCAGGGTGCGGGTCCAGTGCGAGTAGAGGCCCCGCAGGGTGTCGGCCCGCCCGGCGCAGAGCACCACGACGTCGGGCCGCCCCAGCACCCCGGGCATGACCGCGCCGTCGGGGTCCACCGTCTCGACGTCGTCGACGAGGAGCAGCACCGGGCTCCCGTCGCCCGGTCCGTCGAGGGCGGGCCCGAGCCCGTCGGCCAGGGCGTCGGGGCTGATGACCGGGCCGAGGCTCCCGTCGCGCCCGAGGCTCGAGCGCCGCCCGGCCACGACGACCGTCCGCCAGCCGGCGTGCCCGGCGCCGGCGCCGGCGACGGCCAGCGCCGTGGTCCGCCCCGACCGGGCGGGGCCGGCGACGAGGGCGTGCTCGCCCTCGTAGAGGACGAGGCCGGCGGGGCCGAGGGTCCGCTCGCTGATCCCCAGGGGCAGCCGCCGGGGCGAGCCCGCCAGGTCGACGTGGTCGACGACGGTCGCGACGGGGACCTGGCGGGGGAGGGCGCCGATGCCCGTCGGCGGCCGGCGCAGGGTCGGGACGGCGCCGGCGATGGCGGCGATGGCGGCGTCGACGCCCTCGGCCGGTCGGGCGACCTGGACCTCCAGGTGGCGCTCGACGTCGAGGGCCCGGCCGGGGACGAACTCGGGCAGCTCGGCGCCCCGGAAGCCGCCCTGGCTGTAGTCGAGGTCGTCGCCCAGCTTGAACAGGAGCTGCTGGCGGACGAGCGACCGGAGCGGTCCGGGGAGGGCGGCGCTGCGGTCGGCGGTGGCCGCGATGTGGATGCCGAGCTCGGGGCCCTCGGCGAAGACGCGGGAGAAGCCCTCCAGCACCGGGCTGATGGCCTCGTCCCACTCGGCCCGGAAGGGGGCCACGCCGTCGAGGAGGACGAGGATCCGCGGCTCGCTGGTGCGGGGCGAGCGGAGGGCGCGCCGCCGTTCGGCCTCGGCCCGCAGCCACGTGACCAGGCGGGCCTGGCGCTCGCGGTCGTTGGCGGGGACGACGGCCCCGGTGTGGGGCAGCGCGGCCAGGGCCTCGAGGTCGCCGGTGCCGTAGTCGAGGGCGTACAGGTGGAGGTCGTCGGGCCCCGTCGCCCGGGCGGCGGCGACGGCCACGCTGAGCAGGGCCGTGGTGGTCCCGGAGCCCGGCAGCCCGACGAGGAGCAGGTTCCCGTCGTCGGGCGACCACCCGACGGGGACCTGGGTCTGGTCCTCGGGCGTGTCGGCCAGGGCGAAGGTGACCTCGGCCCCGGGGGCCGACAGCGGCGCGGCCGGGCCGGCCTGCTGCTGGAGGGTGGCCAGGTCGAGGTCCGGGGGCAGCGGGTCGGGCCAGGGTCGGCGGGGGGCGGGCCGGCCCGACGCAGCGTGGGCCTCGATGCAGGCGTCGACGAGCAGGGCCAGGTCGCTGGGCCCCTCGGTGCGCTCGACCGCGTTCGTCCCGCCACCCGTGCCGCCCGCCGACGGTCCGCCCCCGGCACCGGCTCGGTTGGCGCGGAAGGGTCGCACCTCGACCGCGCCGTGGGTCCCGCGCGACACCCCGGTGCTCAGCGCCGTCTGGACGGGGATGACCTCGCCCGGGCCGAACCGGGCCAGCGCCCGACCGGGCTGGTTCCGGCCGATGCGCGCCGCGTCGGCCACGTCGATGACGTCCTTGGAGTCGCCGGCGTCCTGCACCCGCAGGGCGATGCGGAGGTTGGTGTTGGCCTTGATGTTGTCGTTGACGGCCCCGCTCGGTCGCTGGGTGGCGAGGACCATGTGGACGCCGAGGCTGCGGCCCCGCTGGGCGACGCCGACGAGTGACTCGACGAAGTCGGGCAGCTCGGCCTTCAGGGTGGCGAACTCGTCGATGACCACGACGAGGCGGGGGAGGGTGGGGCGGTCGCCGGCCGGCAGCCGCCGGTAGGCGGGCAGGTCGGGGGCGCCGGCGTCGCGCAGGACCCGCTCCCGGTAGCGCAGCTCGGCCTCGAGGCAGCGCAGGGCGCGCTCGGCCAGGTGGGCGTCGAGGTCGGTGACCATCCCCACGGTGTGGGGCAGGCGAGCGCAGCGGTCGAAGGCGCTGCCCCCCTTGAAGTCGACGAGGACGAACGTGCAGTGGTCGGGGGAGGAGCCCGCCGCCAACCCCGCGACCAGCGATCGCAGGAGCTCGGACTTGCCCGAGCCCGTCGTCCCCGCCACCAGCCCGTGGGGGCCGTCGCGCACCAGGTCGAGGCTGAGCACCCCGTCCTCGGACACGCCGATGGGGCCCACCAGGTCGGGGTCGGTGCCGCCGGCGGACCAGCGGGCGGCGATGTCGCCGGCCGTGGGGGGATCGAGGCCCAGGAGGGGGAGGAGGGCGACGATGGGCGGGAGGCCGGCCCCGGCCACGTCCAGCTCGGGGTCGTCGAAGCGGGCCAGCCCCCGGGCCGTGCGGCGGGCGGTGTCCTCCGAGATCCCGCACGCCAGGACGTCGTCGACGCGGACGCCGGATCGCACGTGGTGGACGCGGGCGGTGCCGTCCTCGTCGGCGATCTCGACCACGGTCGTGCAGCTGGCCGGCAGCTGGTCCTCGGTGGCGGCCAGCACGATGCCGGCCACGTTCCCGGCCCCGCCCCGCAGGACCGAGCGCACCGGCGCCCGCCGCCCCTCGATCAGGGCCTCGTCGTCGACGACCACGAGCCGGGTCGGCCCCCCGCGGTCGGCCGCCAGCTCGTGGCGGGCCTCGGACCGTCGGGTCTCGGACGCCTCCAGCAGGGCCTTGCACACGGCCTCGGCGGCGTCGGGGTCGGCGGTGATGAGCCGGCCCCCGGAGCCGCCGGGGTCCAGCGTGTGGGGCAGCCACTTGGCCCAGTCCCAGTCGCCGGCCCGGTCGGCCGCGCTGAGCACCAGGGCGGGGAGGTCGGCCGGGCCGTGGAGCACGGCGGCCTGGGCGACCAGCGAGCGACCGACGGCGAGCACCGCCGACCGGGGCCCGACCACGCCCACCACGCCGCCCTCGGCCAGGTCGACGAGCACCGGTGTGTCAGCGATGCGGCTGGCCGTGCGGATCGCCTCCCGCACCTCGTCGGGCTGGTTCCGGCGATCGCCGTGCACCGGGGGCGTCCACGCCTCGGCGCCGATCCCGGCGCGGAGGTGCAGCCAGTCGCCGTGACCGGGGCGCCGCTCCCACAGCCGGACGCTGGGCTCCTCGACGCGACGGAGCAGCTCGGCCGGGTCGGGGATCTCGTCGGCGCGCCGGGCCC encodes the following:
- the groL gene encoding chaperonin GroEL (60 kDa chaperone family; promotes refolding of misfolded polypeptides especially under stressful conditions; forms two stacked rings of heptamers to form a barrel-shaped 14mer; ends can be capped by GroES; misfolded proteins enter the barrel where they are refolded when GroES binds), which gives rise to MAKIIAFDETARRALEAGMNQLADAVSVTLGPKGRNVVLEKKWGAPTITKDGVSVAKEIDLEDPYERIGAELVKEVAKKTDDVAGDGTTTATVLARALVREGLRNVAAGANPMSLKRGIEAAVEAAVAALGTASREIDSKEDIASVASISANNDAEIGGFIAEALDKVGKDGVITVEESNTFGLEMDLVEGMRFDKGYISPYFVTDTDRMEAVLDDAVILFVSSKITSVRDLVPVLEKVMQGGRPLAIVAEDIEGEALATLVVNKIRGTFKSVAVKAPGFGERRKAMMADMAILTGGQVISEDIGLKLENATLDLLGTAKKVIVTKDETTIVEGGGDEGDIKGRIAQIKAEIDNTDSDYDREKLQERLAKLSGGVAVLKVGAATEVELKEKKHRIEDAVSTAKAAVEEGVVPGGGVALLRTQSAILDVAEKLDGDEATGARIVSKAVEEPLKQIAINAGLEGGVVVEKVKELEGGNGYNAGTDTYEDLTIKVPDAAKVTRSALQNAASIAALFLTTEAVIVDKPEEDGGAGGGMPGGMDDF
- a CDS encoding GSCFA domain-containing protein; translation: MSHPYQGLPDHQFWNRAVTFAPPAGVDPVVRAPYRLGPEHKVATMGSCFAQHLSRHLQSSGLTYFVAETGPTERSYGVFSARYGNVYTVAQAVQLFRRAYDDLVPAEGPWTRPDGRLVDPFRPVVEPDGFASEADLAADRATHLAATRRVFEEADVLVFTMGLTEAWRSRVDGCVVAAAPGAAGTPSGGPDDYEFVNYGVDEVRADLAELCRLARSVNPDVRILLTVSPVPLIATFEDRHVLVSTVASKSVLRVAADEVERQLDWVDYFPSYEIIASATSDRDYFAPDRREVSDLGVAHVMRTFSRHYIADGAPAPAAVPVAAATQGQDVICDEEVIVGALESSR
- a CDS encoding FtsK/SpoIIIE domain-containing protein, with the translated sequence MQIVLSDRGRVHELDVVVHDPDATVSDLVTALTGGRTDVALEAEGDLVPADRRLDRAGIRSGAAVRLVPSPSPGWAPRDGDRPQIPAGGPTAPSGELEVAVVGGLDAGARSRVGPGSWALGRETPTLAIGHDTVSAHHATLEVDDEGRATLVDAGSLNGTWVDGAVADRPRALAPGQVARVGAVQVAVRPPIDDDHPAGLATGPGRGGATVPFNRPPRPAPPEPPDAVDTPTAVKESTGTSAIGVMSIVAPILFGGVMVLVTKQLMFALFLLLSPVMIIGNAIDSRRRGRKGRRRDEARFRREVAELAARLDGLAGEERARRADEIPDPAELLRRVEEPSVRLWERRPGHGDWLHLRAGIGAEAWTPPVHGDRRNQPDEVREAIRTASRIADTPVLVDLAEGGVVGVVGPRSAVLAVGRSLVAQAAVLHGPADLPALVLSAADRAGDWDWAKWLPHTLDPGGSGGRLITADPDAAEAVCKALLEASETRRSEARHELAADRGGPTRLVVVDDEALIEGRRAPVRSVLRGGAGNVAGIVLAATEDQLPASCTTVVEIADEDGTARVHHVRSGVRVDDVLACGISEDTARRTARGLARFDDPELDVAGAGLPPIVALLPLLGLDPPTAGDIAARWSAGGTDPDLVGPIGVSEDGVLSLDLVRDGPHGLVAGTTGSGKSELLRSLVAGLAAGSSPDHCTFVLVDFKGGSAFDRCARLPHTVGMVTDLDAHLAERALRCLEAELRYRERVLRDAGAPDLPAYRRLPAGDRPTLPRLVVVIDEFATLKAELPDFVESLVGVAQRGRSLGVHMVLATQRPSGAVNDNIKANTNLRIALRVQDAGDSKDVIDVADAARIGRNQPGRALARFGPGEVIPVQTALSTGVSRGTHGAVEVRPFRANRAGAGGGPSAGGTGGGTNAVERTEGPSDLALLVDACIEAHAASGRPAPRRPWPDPLPPDLDLATLQQQAGPAAPLSAPGAEVTFALADTPEDQTQVPVGWSPDDGNLLLVGLPGSGTTTALLSVAVAAARATGPDDLHLYALDYGTGDLEALAALPHTGAVVPANDRERQARLVTWLRAEAERRRALRSPRTSEPRILVLLDGVAPFRAEWDEAISPVLEGFSRVFAEGPELGIHIAATADRSAALPGPLRSLVRQQLLFKLGDDLDYSQGGFRGAELPEFVPGRALDVERHLEVQVARPAEGVDAAIAAIAGAVPTLRRPPTGIGALPRQVPVATVVDHVDLAGSPRRLPLGISERTLGPAGLVLYEGEHALVAGPARSGRTTALAVAGAGAGHAGWRTVVVAGRRSSLGRDGSLGPVISPDALADGLGPALDGPGDGSPVLLLVDDVETVDPDGAVMPGVLGRPDVVVLCAGRADTLRGLYSHWTRTLRQSRAGLLLQPDIDLDGDLLSVRLPRRTTTAIGPGRGYLCGGGDLELLQVAQV